One Salvelinus fontinalis isolate EN_2023a chromosome 27, ASM2944872v1, whole genome shotgun sequence genomic region harbors:
- the tmem18 gene encoding transmembrane protein 18 has translation MTDQKAQNISSIPIDAFSNMRITSIWTFLMSIQWSEPWLIGLLGFHAVCLLATLLTRRFYRVQICQFLVMVCMVYSAEYLNEVAAMNWRSFSKFQYFDSNGMFISLVYSIPLLLNTIIIVALWVYRTFSTMIELKTLQLKRKARREQNKKTD, from the exons ATGACTGATCAGAAAGCACAAAATATAAGCTCTATTCCAATCGATGCATTTAGCAATATGCGAATCACATCAATATGGACATTTCTGATGTCT ATACAGTGGTCTGAGCCGTGGCTTATTGGACTTCTGGGgttccatgctgtctgtctcctcGCAACTCTCCTGACACGTAGATTCTACAGAGTGCAAATATGCCAGTTCCTGGTTATGG tATGTATGGTGTACAGCGCTGAATATCTGAATGAGGTGGCAGCCATGAACTGGAG GTCATTTTCCAAGTTCCAGTACTTTGACTCAAATGGGATGTTCATATCTTTGGTCTACTCCATTCCCCTTCTGCTCAACACAATCATCATTGTT gcgTTGTGGGTGTACAGGACGTTCTCCACCATGATAGAGCTGAAGACCCTGCAATTGAAGAGAAAGGCCCGTAGAGAGCAGAACAAGAAGACTGACTAA